The genomic window ATGACGGACGCGAGCAGCACGTAGTCGAGGTCCATCGGGTCACCTGGTCGCGTCGTACTCGATCTCGAGCCGGTCACCGCGGGAGACGCCCCACCGTTCGAGCGCACCCCACTCGGCCTCGAGGACATGCCGCGCCCGCAGCCGGTTGCGACCGAGTCGGTTGCGTTTCATCCGCACGATGGCGATGACCGTCCACGACCTGTCGAGGTAGGCCACGTCGAGGGGGAAGCGCATCTGGAACGTGTGCACTCCACTGCACGGACTGATCAGGAACGCGCCCTCGACGCCGTTCCTGCCGAGCAGCCCGCGGGTGCGCTTCTTGTGCGACGCGGCGACCTCGAGCGGCGCGATGCGGGTGCCGTCCTTCTTCAGCCAGCCGCGCCCGTTGTGCAGCTTCACCGTCTGCCCGTCCCTTCGTGCTCAGTTGACGAGGATCGCGATCAACGCACCCGCCAGCATGAACGGCCCGAACGGGATCGCCGTCTTCCTGGTACCCCGCCTGCTGATGACCAGCGCGAGGGCGAAGAGCCCGCCGAGCAACACACCGTAGAACGTGCCGGCGAAGCACGCCCCGGCCCCCAGCCAGCCGAGGTAGATGCCGAGGAGGCCGGCGAGCTTCACGTCACCCCACCCGAAGGCGCCGGGACCGATCAGGCCGCTGAGCAGGAACAGCAGGGCGTACAGCACCCACAGCACGGCCATGCCGACCACGGCGGTGAGCAGGGACCACCAGCCCTCGAAGAACGCGGCGCCGGCGAGGAGCGCGAGCGCGATCGGGTAGGACGGCAGGGTCAGCCGGTCGGGCAGCCGGTACTCGACCACGTCGATCGCGGCGAGTGCCACACCGACGACGGCGAAATAGAGGTAGGCGGGCAGTGCCGGGGTGAGACCGAACCGCAGGGTGAACGCGACGAACGCCCCGGCGCACGCGAGCGGCACGAGCACGTCGCGGGGCCCGGTGACCGCGGGCCGCCACGCGGCTCGCAGCGACCGCCCGGCGATCCTCGCCGCCACGAGAACGCCGGCCACCAGTCCCGCGAGACCGGCCAGCACGGGCCACATGTACGTCAGCACCGTCGCCACCTCTCCTGTCCCGGCAATCTACCGAGCCGGCGGCTGCCGCGGTGCCGCTCACCACGGCGCTGTGGACGGTCGGGGTCCTAAGCTTGGCCGTGGCACCCGCGTCACCATGCGTGGGCGAAGGACAGGAGACAACAACCATGTCTGAGTCCGACCGCATCGAGACCTACCAGGTCCAGTCGGAGACGGTCATACCACGGACGACCGGGGTGTTCGCGAGGCACACCGGGCACGAGCAGGTCGTCTACTGCCACGACGAGCCGAGCGGGCTGCGGGCGATCATCGCCATCTACAGCACCGCACTCGGTCCCGCACTCGGCGGCACCCGCTTCCATCCGTACCTCGACGAGACCGACGCGCTGGACGACGTGCTCAACCTCTCCCGCGCCATGGCGTACAAGGCGGCCATCACCGGCCTCGATCTCGGCGGCGGCAAGGCCGTGATCATCGGTGACCCGAGCGTGCACAAGACCGAGGCGTTGCTGCGAGCGTACGGTCGGTACGTCCAGTCCCTGGGTGGCCGCTACCTCACCGCCTGTGACGTGGGCACCTACGTCGAGGACATGGACGTCGTCGCGCGCGAGTGCCGCTATGTCACCGGACGCTCCACCGAGCACGGCGGCGCCGGCGACTCGAGCGTGCTCACCGCATACGGCGTGTTCCAGGGCATGCGGGCCGCCGCGGCACGCGTCTGGGGCTCCCCCGAGCTGCGCGGCCGGCGGGTCGGCGTGGCCGGCGTCGGCAAGGTCGGCAGGCACCTGGTCGAGCACCTGGTCGACGACGGCGCTCGCGTGGTGGTGACCGACGTCGCCACCGAGCGCCTCGAGCGGCTCACCGCGGCCCACCCGGGCGTCGAGACGGCCGACGACACCGCGGCCCTCGTCCGGCTCCCCCTGGACGTCTACGCGCCGTGCGCTCTCGGTGGCGCGCTCGACGACGACACCGTGCAGATCCTGTCCGCGGCGGTCGTGTGCGGCGCCGCGAACAACCAGCTCGCCCGCCCGGGCATCGAGAAGCTCCTCGACGAGCGACGCATCCTCTACGCGCCGGACTACGTGGTGAACGCCGGTGGGCTCGTCCAGGTGGCCGACGAGATCGAGGGCTTCAGCTTCGAGCGGGCGAGGAAGCGGGTCGAGGGCATCTACGCCACGGCGTCGCAGGTCTTCGCGGTCGCGACCGAGGAGAACGTCCCCCCTTCCGTCGCCGCCGACCGGATGGCCGAACGCCGGATGAGCGCGATCGGCCGCCTCCGCGGTATCCACATCGGGTGAGCATCGGACGACAAACGGCCATGTGCCGTCGCCGACTCGACCGTCGACACGATACGGTGGGACTCAACCAGACCGGCCAACCCGTGCGGCCGGAACGTGACTCATGTACGCGAATCGGGGTTGCAAGCCCCGCGTTGAGGGGGTCGAGCCAATGGGGCGCGGCCGGGCAAAGGCCAAGCAGACGAAGGTCGCCCGCAAGCTCAAGTACAGCAGCGGTAACACCGACCTGTCACAGCTTGCTGAAGAGCTAGGCGCGGCGTCGCCGACTCCACCGCCGAGGGCGGACGAGCCGGCGGACCGCGGCGACGAGGCTCGATACACCGACGACGACCTCGTCGCGAAGTACTCCGACTACGCCGACGACGTCGACCGCCGCTGACCAGGCGTCGGCTGAGGTACGGCTGCGCCGGTCAGCTCGGGTGAGCCCCGGTCAGACGCACCTCGCCGGCTCCGGCGACCACCTCACCGGCGACCCAGGCGGGCACCTTGCGCCCGACCAGCACCGCGAGGGCACGGTCGACGTCGCCCTGAGCCAGCACGGCCAGCATGCCGACGCCGAGGTTGAACGTCCGCTCCATCTCCTCCCGGTCGATGCGTCCGCGAGCCTCGATCAGCGCGAAGATCGCCTGGGGGGTCCAGGTGGACCTGTCGACGACCGCGTCGAGCGTGGCCGGGAGCATCCGGGCGAGGTTCGCCGCGAGGCCACCGCCGGTGACGTGCGCGAACGCGTGCACCTCGGTCTCCGCGGCCAGGGTGAGGCAGTCCTGCGCGTAGATCCGGGTCGGGACGAGCAGCTCGTCACCGAGTGAGCGGTCGAGCTCGTCGGGCTCCGCGTCGAGCGTCATGCGCCCCATCCGGAGCAGTGCGTGCCTGGCCAGGGCGTACCCGTTGGAGTGCATGCCGGACGAGCCGAGTGCCACGACGACGTCGCCCGGACGGACCCGTTCCGGCCCGAGGATGGCGTCCTCGTCGACGATGCCGGTGCCAGCACCCGCCAGGTCGTACTCCTGCGGCTGCATGATGCCCGGGTGCTCGGCCGTCTCGCCGCCGACGAGGGCGCAGCCGGCGATGCGGCAACCGGCGGCGATACCGCCGACGATCGCCGAGATCCGCTCCGGCACGACCTGGCCGCACGCGATGTAGTCGGTCATGAACAGCGGCTCGGCACCGCACACGACGAGGTCGTCGACCACCATGCCGACGAGGTCCTGGCCGATCGTGTCGTGCCGGTCGAGTGCCTGCGCGACGGCGAGCTTCGTGCCGACGCCGTCGGTCGAGGTCGCGAGCACGGGCGACTTGTACCTGCTCGTATCCAGGCGGAACAGGCCGGCGAACCCGCCGAGGTCGCCGAGCACCTCGGGCCGGGTCGCCGACCTGACCTGTTCGGCCATCAGGGCGACCGCCCTGTCACCCGCGTCGATGTCGACACCGGCCTCCGCGTACGTCGCCGCCCCGCCGGTGTCGTCAGTTCCCGAGCTCATGATGAGGTCTCAGCTCCCGCCGCCTGCTTCTCGACCGTCCACGTGCCCTCGAGGAGGTGCTTGCCCAGCGCTCCCTCCTCGGGGAGCGGGATCGGGTAGTCACCGTCGAAGCAGGCCATGCACAACCGGTCCTTCGGGATGGTAGTCGCCTCGATGAGACCTTCCAACGAGATGTACCCGAGCGAATCGGCTCCCAGCGAGGTTCGGATCTCGTCGACGGACAGGCCGGCGGCGATCAGCTCGGCGCGCGAGGCGAAGTCGATCCCGTAGAAGCACGGCCAGCGCACCGGTGGGCTGGCGATCCGGATATGGACCTCGGCCGCGCCCGCCTCGCGGAGCATCCGGACGATCGCGCGCTGGGTGTTGCCACGCACGATCGAGTCGTCGACCACGACCAGCCGCTTGCCGGCCACGGCCTCACGCAGCGGGTTGAGCTTCAGCCGGATGCCGAGCTGACGGATGGTCTGGCTGGGCTGGATGAAGGTGCGGCCGACGTAGGAGTTCTTGGTGAGCCCCTGCCCGTACACGATCCCGCTGGCCTGGGCGAACCCGATGGCCGCGGGTGTACCGGACTCCGGGGTGGGGATCACCAGGTCGGCGTCGGCCGGTGCCTCCCCGGCGAGCCGCCGGCCGATCTCGACCCGGCTCGCGTGCACGCTGCGGCCCGCGATCGTGGTGTCGGGACGGGCGAGGTAGACGTACTCGAAGATGCATCCCTTGGGCGCGGGCTCGGCGAACCGCCGCGACCGCAGGCCGTGCTCGTCGATGATGATCATCTCGCCGGGCTCGACGTCGCGGACGTACGCCGCGCCGAGGATGTCGAGCGCACAGGTCTCGCTGGCGACGGCCCACCCGCCCGCGAGGCGGCCGAGCGAGAGCGGCCGGACGCCCTGGGGGTCGCGGGCGGCGTACAGGGTGTTCTCGTCCATGAACACCAGCGAGAACGCGCCGCGGACGGCGGGCAGCAGCTCCATCGCCGCCGCCTCCACTGAGGTGTCCTGGTTGCGCGCGAGCAGCTCGGTGAGGACTCCGGTGTCGGTCGTGGACTCCTCCCCCAGGCCGGGGAACATCACGGCCTCGGCCATCACCTTGCGCGCGCGGCGCGACAGCTCCTCGGTGTTGGTGAGGTTGCCGTTGTGGGCGAGTGCCACGCCCCCCATGCCCGTCGAGCGGAACGTCGGCTGCGCGTTCGCCCACACCGAGGAACCGGTCGTCGAGTACCTGCAGTGCCCGATGGCGACGTGTCCGGACAGGG from Streptosporangiales bacterium includes these protein-coding regions:
- a CDS encoding DUF192 domain-containing protein codes for the protein MKLHNGRGWLKKDGTRIAPLEVAASHKKRTRGLLGRNGVEGAFLISPCSGVHTFQMRFPLDVAYLDRSWTVIAIVRMKRNRLGRNRLRARHVLEAEWGALERWGVSRGDRLEIEYDATR
- a CDS encoding prepilin peptidase; this encodes MLTYMWPVLAGLAGLVAGVLVAARIAGRSLRAAWRPAVTGPRDVLVPLACAGAFVAFTLRFGLTPALPAYLYFAVVGVALAAIDVVEYRLPDRLTLPSYPIALALLAGAAFFEGWWSLLTAVVGMAVLWVLYALLFLLSGLIGPGAFGWGDVKLAGLLGIYLGWLGAGACFAGTFYGVLLGGLFALALVISRRGTRKTAIPFGPFMLAGALIAILVN
- a CDS encoding valine dehydrogenase produces the protein MSESDRIETYQVQSETVIPRTTGVFARHTGHEQVVYCHDEPSGLRAIIAIYSTALGPALGGTRFHPYLDETDALDDVLNLSRAMAYKAAITGLDLGGGKAVIIGDPSVHKTEALLRAYGRYVQSLGGRYLTACDVGTYVEDMDVVARECRYVTGRSTEHGGAGDSSVLTAYGVFQGMRAAAARVWGSPELRGRRVGVAGVGKVGRHLVEHLVDDGARVVVTDVATERLERLTAAHPGVETADDTAALVRLPLDVYAPCALGGALDDDTVQILSAAVVCGAANNQLARPGIEKLLDERRILYAPDYVVNAGGLVQVADEIEGFSFERARKRVEGIYATASQVFAVATEENVPPSVAADRMAERRMSAIGRLRGIHIG
- a CDS encoding DUF3073 family protein yields the protein MGRGRAKAKQTKVARKLKYSSGNTDLSQLAEELGAASPTPPPRADEPADRGDEARYTDDDLVAKYSDYADDVDRR
- a CDS encoding phosphoribosylformylglycinamidine cyclo-ligase, with product MSSGTDDTGGAATYAEAGVDIDAGDRAVALMAEQVRSATRPEVLGDLGGFAGLFRLDTSRYKSPVLATSTDGVGTKLAVAQALDRHDTIGQDLVGMVVDDLVVCGAEPLFMTDYIACGQVVPERISAIVGGIAAGCRIAGCALVGGETAEHPGIMQPQEYDLAGAGTGIVDEDAILGPERVRPGDVVVALGSSGMHSNGYALARHALLRMGRMTLDAEPDELDRSLGDELLVPTRIYAQDCLTLAAETEVHAFAHVTGGGLAANLARMLPATLDAVVDRSTWTPQAIFALIEARGRIDREEMERTFNLGVGMLAVLAQGDVDRALAVLVGRKVPAWVAGEVVAGAGEVRLTGAHPS
- a CDS encoding amidophosphoribosyltransferase, with product MSSRDGRLTHEIDPSDRGPQDACGVLGVWAPGEEVAKLAYFGTYALQHRGQESAGIAVGDGRQILVVKDMGLVAQVFDESTLASLSGHVAIGHCRYSTTGSSVWANAQPTFRSTGMGGVALAHNGNLTNTEELSRRARKVMAEAVMFPGLGEESTTDTGVLTELLARNQDTSVEAAAMELLPAVRGAFSLVFMDENTLYAARDPQGVRPLSLGRLAGGWAVASETCALDILGAAYVRDVEPGEMIIIDEHGLRSRRFAEPAPKGCIFEYVYLARPDTTIAGRSVHASRVEIGRRLAGEAPADADLVIPTPESGTPAAIGFAQASGIVYGQGLTKNSYVGRTFIQPSQTIRQLGIRLKLNPLREAVAGKRLVVVDDSIVRGNTQRAIVRMLREAGAAEVHIRIASPPVRWPCFYGIDFASRAELIAAGLSVDEIRTSLGADSLGYISLEGLIEATTIPKDRLCMACFDGDYPIPLPEEGALGKHLLEGTWTVEKQAAGAETSS